The Arachis ipaensis cultivar K30076 chromosome B07, Araip1.1, whole genome shotgun sequence genome includes a window with the following:
- the LOC107606087 gene encoding serine/threonine-protein kinase mph1 isoform X3, with translation MDGKANLPTNSATGTAAATTTTSTSTSTATSSSFSSSSNSPTDFLRHVQAALKRHRPLGSMQSNCIRPKRSVLPQQNLSGTATAAVDVNKPLDVSSKQLLPRRIKKATAAAEGQNNASITPPLISGTCNDTYDGEGSSNVDGLKKVQFSIDTNTSVQGAHVAKGTELENLSSYMSSLGLTEMDWVESSQHDPPVGFKQDSNNQRVECNMNLRSEGGISSMLPKRTTVTQDNLQQFRNFLSQPATQSSVVGPSCATTTSVHSTSAPMLNSTTRYSHLLVDSGSCVTVEPMGEINVNPKAVAEGVIEPPNTSLKDINRMSIDKAATAAQAPRSADAELGLQEHNQSKEQQGGKVKENSISKYSSCLDNKSTIAKEPAEISKPQSQAPGPQTSCSDVKSESSNLEKREKGASSKGLTSRKRTYDPDLFFKVNGKLYQRLGKIGSGGSSEVHKVISSDCKIYALKKIKLKGRDYATAYGFCQEIEYLNRLKGKDNIIQLIDYEVTDKALLAEVMKGSLSNKDGRVKDDGYIYMVLEYGEIDLAHMLSQKWKELDGCNQTIDENWLRFYWQQILQAVNTIHEERIVHSDLKPANFLLVKGSLKLIDFGIAKAIMSDTTNIQRESQVGTLSYMSPEAFMCNETDANGNVIKCGRPSDIWSLGCILYQMVYGRTPFSEYKTFWAKFKVITDPNHEITYEPVPNPWLMDLMKKCLAWDRNERWRIPQLLQHPFLVPPVPSIPSFSQDQGCKLLQLIAETCKYDPVTSQLCCQLQQVLDDPANLVTPQSLNSRDQQGKLLSRASELCIQLQARLANSDNK, from the exons ATGGATGGGAAGGCTAACCTTCCGACCAACTCCGCCACTGGAACCGCAGCAGCCACCACCACCActtccacctccacctccaccgcTACCTCCTCTTCATTTTCCTCTTCTTCCAACTCTCCTACTGACTTCCTCCGCCATGTTCAAGCTGCCTTGAAGCGCCACCGCCCTCTCG GTTCAATGCAGTCCAATTGCATAAGGCCGAAGCGCTCAGTGCTTCCACAACAAAACTTGTCCGGAACTGCAACTGCTGCTGTGGATGTGAACAAGCCTTTAGATGTGTCGTCGAAGCAATTGCTTCCGCGCAGAATAAAGAAAGCAACTGCTGCAGCTGAAGGTCAAAACAACGCCTCTATCACGCCTCCTTTGATTTCAGGGACTTGCAACGATACCTATGATGGCGAAG GATCTTCCAATGTGGATGGTCTGAAGAAAGTTCAGTTTTCGATTGACACCAACACTAGCGTGCAGG GGGCCCATGTTGCAAAGGGCACTGAGTTGGAGAACTTGTCATCTTATATGAGTTCACTTGGATTGACAGAAATGGATTGGGTTGAAAGCAGCCAACATGATCCACCAGTTGGATTCAAGCAAGATTCGAATAATCAAAGGGTAGAATGTAACATGAATTTGAGATCCGAGGGAGGAATAAGTTCTATGTTGCCTAAGAGAACTACTGTTACTCAGGACAATCTCCAGCAGTTCAGAAACTTTTTAAGTCAGCCAGCAACTCAATCTTCAGTTGTGGGACCTTCTTGTGCTACAACTACCTCAGTCCATTCAACTTCTGCTCCCATGCTCAATTCAACAACTCGTTATTCTCATTTGCTTGTAGATAGTGGTTCATGTGTAACAGTGGAACCTATGGGGGAGATTAATGTTAATCCTAAAGCTGTAGCTGAAGGGGTTATTGAACCTCCAAATACTTCCCTGAAGGACATTAATAGAATGTCAATTGATAAGGCAGCAACAGCTGCCCAAGCTCCCCGTTCTGCTGATGCAGAGTTGGGACTTCAGGAGCACAACCAATCTAAGGAGCAACAGGGAGGCAAGGTAAAAGAAAATAGCATTTCAAAATATTCATCATGTCTTGACAATAAGTCAACTATAGCAAAAGAGCCTGCAGAGATTTCCAAACCACAATCCCAGGCTCCAGGTCCCCAAACTTCATGTTCAGATGTGAAGTCAGAGTCTTCTAACTTAGAAAAACGAGAGAAGGGTGCAAGTAGTAAAGGTCTAACATCTCGGAAAAGGACCTATGACCCTGATTTGTTTTTTAAAGTCAATGGCAAGCTTTATCAAAGGCTTGGCAAGATAGGCAGTGGAGGAAGCAGCGAGGTACATAAGGTGATCTCTTCAGACTGTAAGATCTATGCACTTAAGAAGATCAAGCTCAAGGGTCGGGATTATGCTACAGCATATGGGTTTTGTCAAGAGATTGAGTATTTAAATAGGCTGAAAGGAAAGGATAACATTATACAGCTTATAGACTATGAG GTGACCGACAAAGCTTTGCTAGCAGAAGTCATGAAAGGATCCTTAAGTAACAAGGATGGGCGAGTCAAGGATGATGGATATATATACATGGTACTTGAATATGGGGAAATTGATTTGGCTCACATGTTGTCCCAGAAGTGGAAGGAACTGGATGGATGCAACCAGACTATTGATGAGAACTGGCTGCGATTTTATTGGCAG CAAATTCTTCAGGCTGTCAACACCATTCATGAGGAGCGTATTGTGCACTCTGATTTGAAGCCAGCCAACTTCCTCCTTGTCAAGGGTTCCCTGAAACTAATTGATTTTGGCATAGCCAAAGCAATAATGAGTGATACAACTAACATCCAACGGGAGTCACAG GTGGGAACTCTTAGTTACATGTCTCCAGAGGCATTTATGTGTAATGAGACCGATGCAAATGGAAACGTAATTAAGTGTGGACGGCCGTCAGATATCTGGTCCTTGGGCTGCATCCTTTATCAAATGGTATATGGGAGAACACCTTTTTCTGAATACAAGACATTTTGGGCAAAATTCAAAGTCATAACTGATCCAAACCATGAAATTACCTATGAACCTGTCCCAAACCCATGGCTTATGGATCTTATGAAGAAATGCCTTGCATGGGATCGCAATGAAAGGTGGAGAATCCCTCAGCTACTCCAACATCCTTTTCTTGTTCCTCCTGTACCAAGTATTCCATCTTTCTCCCAAGACCAAGGCTGTAAGTTGCTTCAGCTTATTGCTGAAACTTGTAAATATGACCCTGTAACATCCCAACTATGCTGTCAGCTCCAACAGGTCCTTGATGATCCCGCAAATTTGGTAACTCCTCAGTCATTAAATTCGCGAGATCAACAAGGAAAACTGCTATCCAGAGCATCAGAATTGTGTATTCAGCTGCAGGCACGTTTGGCAAATTCGGATAACAAGTAG
- the LOC107606087 gene encoding serine/threonine-protein kinase mph1 isoform X4, with product MDGKANLPTNSATGTAAATTTTSTSTSTATSSSFSSSSNSPTDFLRHVQAALKRHRPLGSMQSNCIRPKRSVLPQQNLSGTATAAVDVNKPLDVSSKQLLPRRIKKATAAAEGQNNASITPPLISGTCNDTYDGEGSSNVDGLKKVQFSIDTNTSVQEMDWVESSQHDPPVGFKQDSNNQRVECNMNLRSEGGISSMLPKRTTVTQDNLQQFRNFLSQPATQSSVVGPSCATTTSVHSTSAPMLNSTTRYSHLLVDSGSCVTVEPMGEINVNPKAVAEGVIEPPNTSLKDINRMSIDKAATAAQAPRSADAELGLQEHNQSKEQQGGKVKENSISKYSSCLDNKSTIAKEPAEISKPQSQAPGPQTSCSDVKSESSNLEKREKGASSKGLTSRKRTYDPDLFFKVNGKLYQRLGKIGSGGSSEVHKVISSDCKIYALKKIKLKGRDYATAYGFCQEIEYLNRLKGKDNIIQLIDYEVTDKALLAEVMKGSLSNKDGRVKDDGYIYMVLEYGEIDLAHMLSQKWKELDGCNQTIDENWLRFYWQQILQAVNTIHEERIVHSDLKPANFLLVKGSLKLIDFGIAKAIMSDTTNIQRESQVGTLSYMSPEAFMCNETDANGNVIKCGRPSDIWSLGCILYQMVYGRTPFSEYKTFWAKFKVITDPNHEITYEPVPNPWLMDLMKKCLAWDRNERWRIPQLLQHPFLVPPVPSIPSFSQDQGCKLLQLIAETCKYDPVTSQLCCQLQQVLDDPANLVTPQSLNSRDQQGKLLSRASELCIQLQARLANSDNK from the exons ATGGATGGGAAGGCTAACCTTCCGACCAACTCCGCCACTGGAACCGCAGCAGCCACCACCACCActtccacctccacctccaccgcTACCTCCTCTTCATTTTCCTCTTCTTCCAACTCTCCTACTGACTTCCTCCGCCATGTTCAAGCTGCCTTGAAGCGCCACCGCCCTCTCG GTTCAATGCAGTCCAATTGCATAAGGCCGAAGCGCTCAGTGCTTCCACAACAAAACTTGTCCGGAACTGCAACTGCTGCTGTGGATGTGAACAAGCCTTTAGATGTGTCGTCGAAGCAATTGCTTCCGCGCAGAATAAAGAAAGCAACTGCTGCAGCTGAAGGTCAAAACAACGCCTCTATCACGCCTCCTTTGATTTCAGGGACTTGCAACGATACCTATGATGGCGAAG GATCTTCCAATGTGGATGGTCTGAAGAAAGTTCAGTTTTCGATTGACACCAACACTAGCGTGCAGG AAATGGATTGGGTTGAAAGCAGCCAACATGATCCACCAGTTGGATTCAAGCAAGATTCGAATAATCAAAGGGTAGAATGTAACATGAATTTGAGATCCGAGGGAGGAATAAGTTCTATGTTGCCTAAGAGAACTACTGTTACTCAGGACAATCTCCAGCAGTTCAGAAACTTTTTAAGTCAGCCAGCAACTCAATCTTCAGTTGTGGGACCTTCTTGTGCTACAACTACCTCAGTCCATTCAACTTCTGCTCCCATGCTCAATTCAACAACTCGTTATTCTCATTTGCTTGTAGATAGTGGTTCATGTGTAACAGTGGAACCTATGGGGGAGATTAATGTTAATCCTAAAGCTGTAGCTGAAGGGGTTATTGAACCTCCAAATACTTCCCTGAAGGACATTAATAGAATGTCAATTGATAAGGCAGCAACAGCTGCCCAAGCTCCCCGTTCTGCTGATGCAGAGTTGGGACTTCAGGAGCACAACCAATCTAAGGAGCAACAGGGAGGCAAGGTAAAAGAAAATAGCATTTCAAAATATTCATCATGTCTTGACAATAAGTCAACTATAGCAAAAGAGCCTGCAGAGATTTCCAAACCACAATCCCAGGCTCCAGGTCCCCAAACTTCATGTTCAGATGTGAAGTCAGAGTCTTCTAACTTAGAAAAACGAGAGAAGGGTGCAAGTAGTAAAGGTCTAACATCTCGGAAAAGGACCTATGACCCTGATTTGTTTTTTAAAGTCAATGGCAAGCTTTATCAAAGGCTTGGCAAGATAGGCAGTGGAGGAAGCAGCGAGGTACATAAGGTGATCTCTTCAGACTGTAAGATCTATGCACTTAAGAAGATCAAGCTCAAGGGTCGGGATTATGCTACAGCATATGGGTTTTGTCAAGAGATTGAGTATTTAAATAGGCTGAAAGGAAAGGATAACATTATACAGCTTATAGACTATGAG GTGACCGACAAAGCTTTGCTAGCAGAAGTCATGAAAGGATCCTTAAGTAACAAGGATGGGCGAGTCAAGGATGATGGATATATATACATGGTACTTGAATATGGGGAAATTGATTTGGCTCACATGTTGTCCCAGAAGTGGAAGGAACTGGATGGATGCAACCAGACTATTGATGAGAACTGGCTGCGATTTTATTGGCAG CAAATTCTTCAGGCTGTCAACACCATTCATGAGGAGCGTATTGTGCACTCTGATTTGAAGCCAGCCAACTTCCTCCTTGTCAAGGGTTCCCTGAAACTAATTGATTTTGGCATAGCCAAAGCAATAATGAGTGATACAACTAACATCCAACGGGAGTCACAG GTGGGAACTCTTAGTTACATGTCTCCAGAGGCATTTATGTGTAATGAGACCGATGCAAATGGAAACGTAATTAAGTGTGGACGGCCGTCAGATATCTGGTCCTTGGGCTGCATCCTTTATCAAATGGTATATGGGAGAACACCTTTTTCTGAATACAAGACATTTTGGGCAAAATTCAAAGTCATAACTGATCCAAACCATGAAATTACCTATGAACCTGTCCCAAACCCATGGCTTATGGATCTTATGAAGAAATGCCTTGCATGGGATCGCAATGAAAGGTGGAGAATCCCTCAGCTACTCCAACATCCTTTTCTTGTTCCTCCTGTACCAAGTATTCCATCTTTCTCCCAAGACCAAGGCTGTAAGTTGCTTCAGCTTATTGCTGAAACTTGTAAATATGACCCTGTAACATCCCAACTATGCTGTCAGCTCCAACAGGTCCTTGATGATCCCGCAAATTTGGTAACTCCTCAGTCATTAAATTCGCGAGATCAACAAGGAAAACTGCTATCCAGAGCATCAGAATTGTGTATTCAGCTGCAGGCACGTTTGGCAAATTCGGATAACAAGTAG
- the LOC107606087 gene encoding serine/threonine-protein kinase mph1 isoform X2: MDGKANLPTNSATGTAAATTTTSTSTSTATSSSFSSSSNSPTDFLRHVQAALKRHRPLGSMQSNCIRPKRSVLPQQNLSGTATAAVDVNKPLDVSSKQLLPRRIKKATAAAEGQNNASITPPLISGTCNDTYDGEGCNSFNAHVQQHQGKGVNNAGVASLLAGSSNVDGLKKVQFSIDTNTSVQEMDWVESSQHDPPVGFKQDSNNQRVECNMNLRSEGGISSMLPKRTTVTQDNLQQFRNFLSQPATQSSVVGPSCATTTSVHSTSAPMLNSTTRYSHLLVDSGSCVTVEPMGEINVNPKAVAEGVIEPPNTSLKDINRMSIDKAATAAQAPRSADAELGLQEHNQSKEQQGGKVKENSISKYSSCLDNKSTIAKEPAEISKPQSQAPGPQTSCSDVKSESSNLEKREKGASSKGLTSRKRTYDPDLFFKVNGKLYQRLGKIGSGGSSEVHKVISSDCKIYALKKIKLKGRDYATAYGFCQEIEYLNRLKGKDNIIQLIDYEVTDKALLAEVMKGSLSNKDGRVKDDGYIYMVLEYGEIDLAHMLSQKWKELDGCNQTIDENWLRFYWQQILQAVNTIHEERIVHSDLKPANFLLVKGSLKLIDFGIAKAIMSDTTNIQRESQVGTLSYMSPEAFMCNETDANGNVIKCGRPSDIWSLGCILYQMVYGRTPFSEYKTFWAKFKVITDPNHEITYEPVPNPWLMDLMKKCLAWDRNERWRIPQLLQHPFLVPPVPSIPSFSQDQGCKLLQLIAETCKYDPVTSQLCCQLQQVLDDPANLVTPQSLNSRDQQGKLLSRASELCIQLQARLANSDNK; the protein is encoded by the exons ATGGATGGGAAGGCTAACCTTCCGACCAACTCCGCCACTGGAACCGCAGCAGCCACCACCACCActtccacctccacctccaccgcTACCTCCTCTTCATTTTCCTCTTCTTCCAACTCTCCTACTGACTTCCTCCGCCATGTTCAAGCTGCCTTGAAGCGCCACCGCCCTCTCG GTTCAATGCAGTCCAATTGCATAAGGCCGAAGCGCTCAGTGCTTCCACAACAAAACTTGTCCGGAACTGCAACTGCTGCTGTGGATGTGAACAAGCCTTTAGATGTGTCGTCGAAGCAATTGCTTCCGCGCAGAATAAAGAAAGCAACTGCTGCAGCTGAAGGTCAAAACAACGCCTCTATCACGCCTCCTTTGATTTCAGGGACTTGCAACGATACCTATGATGGCGAAGGTTGTAACTCATTCAATGCGCATGTGCAACAACATCAGGGGAAGGGTGTTAACAATGCTGGTGTGGCTTCCCTGCTTGCAGGATCTTCCAATGTGGATGGTCTGAAGAAAGTTCAGTTTTCGATTGACACCAACACTAGCGTGCAGG AAATGGATTGGGTTGAAAGCAGCCAACATGATCCACCAGTTGGATTCAAGCAAGATTCGAATAATCAAAGGGTAGAATGTAACATGAATTTGAGATCCGAGGGAGGAATAAGTTCTATGTTGCCTAAGAGAACTACTGTTACTCAGGACAATCTCCAGCAGTTCAGAAACTTTTTAAGTCAGCCAGCAACTCAATCTTCAGTTGTGGGACCTTCTTGTGCTACAACTACCTCAGTCCATTCAACTTCTGCTCCCATGCTCAATTCAACAACTCGTTATTCTCATTTGCTTGTAGATAGTGGTTCATGTGTAACAGTGGAACCTATGGGGGAGATTAATGTTAATCCTAAAGCTGTAGCTGAAGGGGTTATTGAACCTCCAAATACTTCCCTGAAGGACATTAATAGAATGTCAATTGATAAGGCAGCAACAGCTGCCCAAGCTCCCCGTTCTGCTGATGCAGAGTTGGGACTTCAGGAGCACAACCAATCTAAGGAGCAACAGGGAGGCAAGGTAAAAGAAAATAGCATTTCAAAATATTCATCATGTCTTGACAATAAGTCAACTATAGCAAAAGAGCCTGCAGAGATTTCCAAACCACAATCCCAGGCTCCAGGTCCCCAAACTTCATGTTCAGATGTGAAGTCAGAGTCTTCTAACTTAGAAAAACGAGAGAAGGGTGCAAGTAGTAAAGGTCTAACATCTCGGAAAAGGACCTATGACCCTGATTTGTTTTTTAAAGTCAATGGCAAGCTTTATCAAAGGCTTGGCAAGATAGGCAGTGGAGGAAGCAGCGAGGTACATAAGGTGATCTCTTCAGACTGTAAGATCTATGCACTTAAGAAGATCAAGCTCAAGGGTCGGGATTATGCTACAGCATATGGGTTTTGTCAAGAGATTGAGTATTTAAATAGGCTGAAAGGAAAGGATAACATTATACAGCTTATAGACTATGAG GTGACCGACAAAGCTTTGCTAGCAGAAGTCATGAAAGGATCCTTAAGTAACAAGGATGGGCGAGTCAAGGATGATGGATATATATACATGGTACTTGAATATGGGGAAATTGATTTGGCTCACATGTTGTCCCAGAAGTGGAAGGAACTGGATGGATGCAACCAGACTATTGATGAGAACTGGCTGCGATTTTATTGGCAG CAAATTCTTCAGGCTGTCAACACCATTCATGAGGAGCGTATTGTGCACTCTGATTTGAAGCCAGCCAACTTCCTCCTTGTCAAGGGTTCCCTGAAACTAATTGATTTTGGCATAGCCAAAGCAATAATGAGTGATACAACTAACATCCAACGGGAGTCACAG GTGGGAACTCTTAGTTACATGTCTCCAGAGGCATTTATGTGTAATGAGACCGATGCAAATGGAAACGTAATTAAGTGTGGACGGCCGTCAGATATCTGGTCCTTGGGCTGCATCCTTTATCAAATGGTATATGGGAGAACACCTTTTTCTGAATACAAGACATTTTGGGCAAAATTCAAAGTCATAACTGATCCAAACCATGAAATTACCTATGAACCTGTCCCAAACCCATGGCTTATGGATCTTATGAAGAAATGCCTTGCATGGGATCGCAATGAAAGGTGGAGAATCCCTCAGCTACTCCAACATCCTTTTCTTGTTCCTCCTGTACCAAGTATTCCATCTTTCTCCCAAGACCAAGGCTGTAAGTTGCTTCAGCTTATTGCTGAAACTTGTAAATATGACCCTGTAACATCCCAACTATGCTGTCAGCTCCAACAGGTCCTTGATGATCCCGCAAATTTGGTAACTCCTCAGTCATTAAATTCGCGAGATCAACAAGGAAAACTGCTATCCAGAGCATCAGAATTGTGTATTCAGCTGCAGGCACGTTTGGCAAATTCGGATAACAAGTAG
- the LOC107606087 gene encoding serine/threonine-protein kinase mph1 isoform X1, whose amino-acid sequence MDGKANLPTNSATGTAAATTTTSTSTSTATSSSFSSSSNSPTDFLRHVQAALKRHRPLGSMQSNCIRPKRSVLPQQNLSGTATAAVDVNKPLDVSSKQLLPRRIKKATAAAEGQNNASITPPLISGTCNDTYDGEGCNSFNAHVQQHQGKGVNNAGVASLLAGSSNVDGLKKVQFSIDTNTSVQGAHVAKGTELENLSSYMSSLGLTEMDWVESSQHDPPVGFKQDSNNQRVECNMNLRSEGGISSMLPKRTTVTQDNLQQFRNFLSQPATQSSVVGPSCATTTSVHSTSAPMLNSTTRYSHLLVDSGSCVTVEPMGEINVNPKAVAEGVIEPPNTSLKDINRMSIDKAATAAQAPRSADAELGLQEHNQSKEQQGGKVKENSISKYSSCLDNKSTIAKEPAEISKPQSQAPGPQTSCSDVKSESSNLEKREKGASSKGLTSRKRTYDPDLFFKVNGKLYQRLGKIGSGGSSEVHKVISSDCKIYALKKIKLKGRDYATAYGFCQEIEYLNRLKGKDNIIQLIDYEVTDKALLAEVMKGSLSNKDGRVKDDGYIYMVLEYGEIDLAHMLSQKWKELDGCNQTIDENWLRFYWQQILQAVNTIHEERIVHSDLKPANFLLVKGSLKLIDFGIAKAIMSDTTNIQRESQVGTLSYMSPEAFMCNETDANGNVIKCGRPSDIWSLGCILYQMVYGRTPFSEYKTFWAKFKVITDPNHEITYEPVPNPWLMDLMKKCLAWDRNERWRIPQLLQHPFLVPPVPSIPSFSQDQGCKLLQLIAETCKYDPVTSQLCCQLQQVLDDPANLVTPQSLNSRDQQGKLLSRASELCIQLQARLANSDNK is encoded by the exons ATGGATGGGAAGGCTAACCTTCCGACCAACTCCGCCACTGGAACCGCAGCAGCCACCACCACCActtccacctccacctccaccgcTACCTCCTCTTCATTTTCCTCTTCTTCCAACTCTCCTACTGACTTCCTCCGCCATGTTCAAGCTGCCTTGAAGCGCCACCGCCCTCTCG GTTCAATGCAGTCCAATTGCATAAGGCCGAAGCGCTCAGTGCTTCCACAACAAAACTTGTCCGGAACTGCAACTGCTGCTGTGGATGTGAACAAGCCTTTAGATGTGTCGTCGAAGCAATTGCTTCCGCGCAGAATAAAGAAAGCAACTGCTGCAGCTGAAGGTCAAAACAACGCCTCTATCACGCCTCCTTTGATTTCAGGGACTTGCAACGATACCTATGATGGCGAAGGTTGTAACTCATTCAATGCGCATGTGCAACAACATCAGGGGAAGGGTGTTAACAATGCTGGTGTGGCTTCCCTGCTTGCAGGATCTTCCAATGTGGATGGTCTGAAGAAAGTTCAGTTTTCGATTGACACCAACACTAGCGTGCAGG GGGCCCATGTTGCAAAGGGCACTGAGTTGGAGAACTTGTCATCTTATATGAGTTCACTTGGATTGACAGAAATGGATTGGGTTGAAAGCAGCCAACATGATCCACCAGTTGGATTCAAGCAAGATTCGAATAATCAAAGGGTAGAATGTAACATGAATTTGAGATCCGAGGGAGGAATAAGTTCTATGTTGCCTAAGAGAACTACTGTTACTCAGGACAATCTCCAGCAGTTCAGAAACTTTTTAAGTCAGCCAGCAACTCAATCTTCAGTTGTGGGACCTTCTTGTGCTACAACTACCTCAGTCCATTCAACTTCTGCTCCCATGCTCAATTCAACAACTCGTTATTCTCATTTGCTTGTAGATAGTGGTTCATGTGTAACAGTGGAACCTATGGGGGAGATTAATGTTAATCCTAAAGCTGTAGCTGAAGGGGTTATTGAACCTCCAAATACTTCCCTGAAGGACATTAATAGAATGTCAATTGATAAGGCAGCAACAGCTGCCCAAGCTCCCCGTTCTGCTGATGCAGAGTTGGGACTTCAGGAGCACAACCAATCTAAGGAGCAACAGGGAGGCAAGGTAAAAGAAAATAGCATTTCAAAATATTCATCATGTCTTGACAATAAGTCAACTATAGCAAAAGAGCCTGCAGAGATTTCCAAACCACAATCCCAGGCTCCAGGTCCCCAAACTTCATGTTCAGATGTGAAGTCAGAGTCTTCTAACTTAGAAAAACGAGAGAAGGGTGCAAGTAGTAAAGGTCTAACATCTCGGAAAAGGACCTATGACCCTGATTTGTTTTTTAAAGTCAATGGCAAGCTTTATCAAAGGCTTGGCAAGATAGGCAGTGGAGGAAGCAGCGAGGTACATAAGGTGATCTCTTCAGACTGTAAGATCTATGCACTTAAGAAGATCAAGCTCAAGGGTCGGGATTATGCTACAGCATATGGGTTTTGTCAAGAGATTGAGTATTTAAATAGGCTGAAAGGAAAGGATAACATTATACAGCTTATAGACTATGAG GTGACCGACAAAGCTTTGCTAGCAGAAGTCATGAAAGGATCCTTAAGTAACAAGGATGGGCGAGTCAAGGATGATGGATATATATACATGGTACTTGAATATGGGGAAATTGATTTGGCTCACATGTTGTCCCAGAAGTGGAAGGAACTGGATGGATGCAACCAGACTATTGATGAGAACTGGCTGCGATTTTATTGGCAG CAAATTCTTCAGGCTGTCAACACCATTCATGAGGAGCGTATTGTGCACTCTGATTTGAAGCCAGCCAACTTCCTCCTTGTCAAGGGTTCCCTGAAACTAATTGATTTTGGCATAGCCAAAGCAATAATGAGTGATACAACTAACATCCAACGGGAGTCACAG GTGGGAACTCTTAGTTACATGTCTCCAGAGGCATTTATGTGTAATGAGACCGATGCAAATGGAAACGTAATTAAGTGTGGACGGCCGTCAGATATCTGGTCCTTGGGCTGCATCCTTTATCAAATGGTATATGGGAGAACACCTTTTTCTGAATACAAGACATTTTGGGCAAAATTCAAAGTCATAACTGATCCAAACCATGAAATTACCTATGAACCTGTCCCAAACCCATGGCTTATGGATCTTATGAAGAAATGCCTTGCATGGGATCGCAATGAAAGGTGGAGAATCCCTCAGCTACTCCAACATCCTTTTCTTGTTCCTCCTGTACCAAGTATTCCATCTTTCTCCCAAGACCAAGGCTGTAAGTTGCTTCAGCTTATTGCTGAAACTTGTAAATATGACCCTGTAACATCCCAACTATGCTGTCAGCTCCAACAGGTCCTTGATGATCCCGCAAATTTGGTAACTCCTCAGTCATTAAATTCGCGAGATCAACAAGGAAAACTGCTATCCAGAGCATCAGAATTGTGTATTCAGCTGCAGGCACGTTTGGCAAATTCGGATAACAAGTAG